One genomic region from Chloroflexota bacterium encodes:
- a CDS encoding SDR family oxidoreductase, translating into MDLELAGKAAVVTGGSRGIGKATARELAREGVDVAIVARTQAPLEAAARELSGETGRRVIPVVADTGIDASVKEMVRQVADAFGRIDILVNCAAQPGGQAPAPGLAEITDDLFWADINVKVMGYLRCAREVAPYMQRQGWGRIISVSGLGARQAGSLLTSIRNVSVVAMTKNLADALGRYGINTTVVHPSTTRTEATAGVVKWRAEQQGITEEEAERQLHQNSLIGRMVEAREIAYVIAFLASPKSVAINGDVIAAGGGVRGPIYY; encoded by the coding sequence ATGGATCTGGAGCTGGCGGGAAAAGCGGCCGTCGTCACGGGCGGCAGCCGGGGCATCGGCAAGGCAACGGCGCGGGAGCTGGCGCGGGAGGGCGTGGACGTGGCGATCGTGGCGCGCACCCAGGCGCCTCTGGAGGCGGCGGCGCGGGAGCTGAGCGGCGAGACAGGGCGTCGGGTCATCCCCGTCGTCGCCGACACCGGTATCGACGCGTCGGTCAAGGAGATGGTGCGCCAGGTGGCGGACGCCTTCGGCCGCATCGACATCCTGGTGAACTGCGCCGCGCAACCCGGGGGCCAGGCGCCCGCGCCCGGGCTCGCCGAGATCACCGACGATCTGTTCTGGGCGGACATCAACGTCAAGGTCATGGGCTATCTGCGCTGCGCGCGCGAGGTCGCCCCCTACATGCAGCGCCAGGGCTGGGGGCGGATCATCAGCGTCAGTGGCCTCGGTGCCCGGCAGGCCGGGTCGCTCCTCACCAGCATCCGGAACGTGTCCGTCGTCGCGATGACCAAAAATCTCGCCGACGCCCTCGGCCGCTACGGGATCAACACGACAGTGGTGCATCCGTCCACCACGCGCACCGAGGCAACGGCGGGGGTCGTGAAGTGGCGCGCCGAGCAGCAGGGAATCACGGAGGAAGAGGCAGAGCGGCAGCTTCACCAGAACAGTCTGATCGGGCGCATGGTGGAAGCGCGCGAGATCGCCTACGTCATCGCGTTCCTGGCGTCGCCGAAGTCCGTGGCCATCAACGGCGATGTGATCGCGGCGGGGGGCGGCGTCCGCGGCCCGATCTATTATTAG